One genomic region from Streptomyces sp. NBC_00457 encodes:
- a CDS encoding RNA polymerase subunit sigma — MDDVGAVPIGELVEERRYLLDVAYWMLGSAGAAEAVVGDAYRRWYGLSDTARAEIVVPRLWLARTVGGICLGRLASPGRHAASLSPTGLSATGLRTVGRQDEGDRGPGRGTGAGAGSEGAQQGLGAEISRVLLSALDSLSPAERAAFVLSDVFGMAPGAVADIVGRGEPECAELADRARHSLRLRRSRSTSPSDHDALARAVREACVSGDAELLASLLCRDVTAFFDGGGKVRALARPVHGSRRVARSLLTLLAQRPRTTLATHPVNGAIGLVARYGREVAAVISLGVADHQVVQVWVVLNPDKLRPWNHPTAHGAPGPHQSP; from the coding sequence ATGGATGATGTCGGGGCGGTGCCGATCGGTGAGCTGGTCGAGGAACGCCGGTATCTGCTGGATGTCGCCTACTGGATGCTGGGCAGCGCTGGTGCCGCGGAGGCCGTGGTGGGTGATGCCTACCGCCGGTGGTACGGGTTGTCCGATACCGCGCGGGCAGAGATCGTAGTGCCCCGGTTGTGGCTTGCCAGGACGGTGGGCGGGATCTGTCTGGGGCGGCTGGCTTCTCCTGGCCGTCATGCGGCCAGCCTGAGTCCGACGGGCCTGAGTGCGACGGGCCTGCGTACGGTTGGCCGCCAGGACGAGGGCGACCGCGGGCCGGGGCGTGGCACGGGGGCCGGGGCGGGGAGCGAGGGCGCTCAGCAAGGACTGGGGGCGGAGATCAGTCGGGTTCTGCTGAGTGCGCTGGATTCGCTGTCGCCGGCCGAGCGGGCGGCGTTCGTACTCAGTGACGTCTTCGGGATGGCTCCAGGTGCGGTCGCGGACATCGTGGGACGCGGTGAGCCCGAATGCGCCGAACTCGCCGACCGGGCCCGGCACAGTCTTCGGCTGCGACGTTCGCGTTCCACGTCGCCGAGCGACCACGACGCCCTGGCCCGCGCCGTTCGTGAGGCGTGTGTGAGCGGGGACGCCGAACTGCTGGCGTCGCTGCTGTGCCGGGATGTCACCGCGTTCTTCGACGGCGGCGGCAAGGTCCGGGCACTGGCCCGGCCCGTCCACGGCAGTCGGCGGGTTGCCCGCAGCCTGCTCACCCTGCTGGCCCAGCGCCCGCGCACCACACTCGCCACCCACCCGGTCAACGGCGCCATCGGTCTCGTCGCCCGTTACGGTCGAGAGGTCGCCGCCGTCATCAGCCTCGGCGTCGCCGACCACCAGGTCGTACAGGTCTGGGTCGTCCTCAACCCCGACAAACTCCGCCCTTGGAACCACCCAACCGCCCATGGTGCCCCTGGCCCACACCAGAGCCCGTGA
- a CDS encoding sigma-70 family RNA polymerase sigma factor: MDVEPSPTTSDLEEAVSVFLQCRRRLFGIAYRVLGSVVEAEDVVQEVWLRWQNTDRSVVVSPVAFLSSATTRLAINVAQSARVRRETYIGPWLPEPVDTSSDPELGAQRAEALELALLLVLEKLSPTERAAYVLREAFDYAYPEIAEILQLSLVNVRKIVSRARKRLSDEPRESVDTAEHRRLLSAFVSAAQTGDVASLEALLTPDVVSLSDGNGMRGCARIPVLGRAHVAKMVTYPVFWREAEAKLVDANGSTGALLYRDGQAIAFMAMAASREGIHQLMWVFSPSKIAALLESRSRFATASEDADPVR, encoded by the coding sequence ATGGATGTCGAGCCGTCCCCCACGACGAGTGACCTGGAAGAGGCCGTTTCCGTTTTTCTGCAGTGTCGGAGGCGTCTCTTCGGCATCGCCTACCGTGTGCTCGGCAGCGTGGTCGAGGCCGAAGACGTGGTTCAGGAAGTGTGGCTGCGCTGGCAGAACACCGACCGTTCCGTGGTGGTCAGCCCGGTCGCCTTCCTTTCGAGTGCGACGACCCGACTGGCCATCAACGTCGCACAGTCCGCGCGTGTGCGTCGGGAGACGTACATAGGGCCGTGGCTGCCCGAACCCGTCGACACGAGCTCGGATCCGGAGCTGGGTGCGCAGCGTGCGGAAGCCCTTGAATTGGCGCTGCTGTTGGTGCTGGAGAAGCTCAGCCCCACGGAGCGCGCTGCGTACGTCCTGCGCGAGGCGTTCGATTACGCCTACCCCGAGATCGCCGAGATCCTTCAGCTCAGCCTCGTCAACGTACGGAAGATCGTGAGCCGCGCTCGCAAGCGTCTGTCGGACGAGCCGCGGGAGAGCGTGGACACGGCGGAGCACCGACGCCTTCTCAGTGCCTTCGTCTCGGCGGCTCAAACGGGGGATGTGGCTTCGCTTGAGGCCCTCCTCACCCCCGATGTCGTCAGTCTGTCCGACGGGAACGGTATGCGGGGCTGTGCTCGTATACCCGTGCTGGGCCGTGCACATGTGGCGAAGATGGTCACCTATCCGGTTTTCTGGCGAGAGGCGGAGGCCAAGCTGGTCGACGCCAACGGCTCCACGGGTGCGCTGCTCTACCGAGACGGCCAAGCCATCGCCTTCATGGCGATGGCCGCCTCGAGGGAAGGCATCCACCAGTTGATGTGGGTGTTCAGCCCGAGCAAGATCGCCGCGCTTCTCGAGTCGCGTTCCCGTTTCGCGACCGCTTCGGAAGACGCCGACCCCGTGCGGTGA
- a CDS encoding cation-translocating P-type ATPase, with the protein MTEPITKPITEPAAETADRAPAAEPDAYRQAPDQVAERLGVDPGAGLSTRQVSERAAVHGANQLSEPARRPQWLKFLDQFRNWLILILLIAAVVAGAIGDISDAVVITVVLLINATLGYWQERRAERSLEALRRMLVPTARVRRDGTEQVVEARLLVPGDVVLLEAGDRVPADGRLTVAETVEVAEAALTGESQPVAKSVTTFDHTSITSVPLAERTTMLFMNTALTRGRAEMIVTATGMRTELGAIAEALRTGTEPPTPLQVQLDSLGRRLALLSGVAVVAYALSALVRGESLSDVALQAVALAVAAIPEGLPAVLALTLALGVHRMARRGAIVKRLASVESLGAATVVCSDKTGTLTLNEMTARILWTAGRLYDVTGEGYGTAGAIRIHGTEDASAPDDLHDAVLPFALCNDAHVSGGVFIGDPTEAALVVLAAKAGVDADWLRSELPRAGELPFDGATKYMATFHTEPDGRTRVHVKGAVDVLLDMCTDVLTEDGVRALDERHRDELLAVTGQLGGSGLRVLGAATALMDGTPSAFTPAALPGLTLVSVAGIADPPRPQAREAMALCRTAGVAVKMITGDHADTAAAIARELYIDGDVVTGAELDRMTEQQLAERIDDIGVFARVAPEHKVVIVRTLTNRGHIVAMTGDGVNDAAALRAAHIGVAMGITGTDVAKEAADVVLTDDDFSTIVQAVHEGRAIYANIVKFVRFQLSTNIGAILTLLSASLAGLPSPLTAAQLLWVNIIMDGPPAMALAVDPARDDVMRHPPRDPGERILNARRLLAIGWAGAVMALGTVTLFAIARSHVGPDTAVTMAFTTFVLFQPFNALSARADGGTLLGRHQFRNRALWLCLAGVLVVQVAVVQLPWAQAVFGTVPLTATQWALCLGTASTVLLAELAVRTARSALGDR; encoded by the coding sequence ATGACCGAGCCCATCACCAAACCCATCACCGAACCCGCGGCGGAGACGGCCGACCGCGCACCCGCCGCTGAGCCGGACGCCTATCGGCAGGCTCCCGACCAGGTGGCGGAACGGCTCGGCGTCGACCCGGGGGCGGGGCTGAGCACACGGCAGGTCTCCGAGCGCGCGGCGGTCCACGGCGCCAATCAGCTGTCCGAACCGGCCCGACGCCCGCAGTGGCTGAAGTTCCTGGACCAGTTCCGCAACTGGCTCATCCTCATCCTGCTGATCGCCGCCGTGGTGGCCGGAGCTATCGGTGACATCAGCGACGCAGTAGTGATCACCGTCGTACTGCTGATCAACGCCACGCTCGGTTACTGGCAGGAGCGACGTGCCGAGCGCAGTCTGGAGGCACTGCGCCGGATGCTGGTGCCCACGGCCAGGGTTCGCCGCGACGGCACGGAGCAGGTGGTGGAGGCGCGGCTCCTCGTACCAGGAGACGTGGTTCTGCTGGAGGCGGGCGACCGCGTACCGGCCGACGGTCGGCTGACCGTCGCGGAGACGGTCGAGGTGGCCGAGGCTGCCCTGACCGGTGAGTCCCAGCCGGTTGCCAAGAGTGTGACAACCTTCGATCACACCTCGATCACCTCGGTGCCGCTCGCCGAACGCACAACCATGCTGTTCATGAACACCGCGCTGACCCGGGGCCGGGCCGAGATGATCGTCACGGCCACCGGGATGCGCACGGAACTCGGCGCCATCGCCGAGGCGTTGCGCACCGGGACGGAGCCGCCCACCCCGCTCCAGGTCCAACTGGACAGCCTGGGCCGGCGGCTGGCGCTACTGAGCGGAGTCGCGGTCGTCGCCTATGCCCTGAGCGCGCTGGTCCGTGGTGAGTCGCTCTCGGACGTCGCACTGCAGGCCGTGGCCCTCGCCGTCGCCGCGATCCCCGAAGGCCTGCCCGCCGTACTGGCACTGACGCTGGCACTCGGTGTACACCGTATGGCGCGTCGCGGTGCCATCGTCAAACGACTGGCCTCGGTGGAGTCGCTCGGCGCTGCCACGGTCGTGTGCAGCGACAAGACCGGCACGCTCACCCTCAACGAGATGACCGCACGGATCTTGTGGACCGCGGGCAGGCTCTACGACGTCACCGGGGAGGGGTACGGAACGGCGGGCGCCATCCGCATCCATGGCACGGAAGACGCCTCTGCACCCGACGATCTCCATGACGCGGTGCTTCCCTTCGCCCTGTGCAACGACGCACACGTGTCCGGCGGCGTCTTCATCGGTGACCCGACGGAAGCCGCACTGGTCGTCCTGGCGGCCAAGGCCGGTGTGGACGCCGACTGGCTGCGTTCGGAGCTGCCCCGCGCGGGCGAGCTGCCCTTCGACGGGGCCACCAAGTACATGGCCACCTTCCACACCGAACCAGACGGCCGCACCCGCGTCCACGTCAAGGGCGCGGTCGATGTCCTGCTGGACATGTGCACCGACGTGCTCACGGAGGACGGTGTGCGGGCCCTCGACGAACGGCACAGGGACGAGCTCCTCGCCGTGACGGGCCAACTCGGCGGCAGCGGACTTCGGGTGCTGGGCGCGGCCACCGCCCTGATGGACGGCACACCGAGCGCGTTCACTCCGGCCGCGCTGCCCGGCCTGACCCTGGTGTCGGTCGCCGGGATCGCCGACCCGCCCCGCCCGCAGGCACGGGAAGCGATGGCGCTGTGCCGCACGGCGGGCGTGGCCGTCAAGATGATCACCGGTGACCATGCCGACACGGCGGCGGCCATCGCCCGCGAGCTGTACATCGACGGCGATGTCGTGACAGGGGCCGAACTGGACCGGATGACCGAGCAACAACTCGCCGAGCGCATCGATGACATCGGTGTGTTCGCCCGGGTCGCCCCGGAGCACAAGGTGGTGATCGTGCGGACGCTGACGAACCGGGGGCACATAGTCGCGATGACCGGTGACGGTGTCAATGACGCGGCAGCGCTCCGGGCCGCCCACATCGGCGTGGCCATGGGCATCACGGGTACGGACGTGGCCAAGGAAGCCGCCGATGTCGTCCTCACCGACGACGACTTCTCCACGATCGTGCAGGCCGTCCACGAAGGCCGCGCCATCTACGCCAACATCGTCAAGTTCGTCCGCTTCCAGCTGTCCACCAACATCGGCGCGATTCTGACGCTGCTCAGCGCCTCTCTCGCCGGTCTGCCCTCACCGCTCACGGCGGCCCAACTGCTGTGGGTCAACATCATCATGGACGGTCCACCCGCGATGGCCCTGGCCGTCGACCCCGCCCGTGACGATGTGATGCGCCATCCGCCGCGCGACCCGGGTGAGCGCATCCTGAACGCCCGCCGCCTCCTCGCCATCGGCTGGGCCGGTGCGGTCATGGCCCTGGGCACGGTGACGCTCTTCGCCATCGCCCGCTCCCACGTCGGGCCGGACACCGCCGTGACCATGGCGTTCACCACGTTCGTACTGTTCCAGCCATTCAACGCGCTCAGTGCCCGCGCGGACGGTGGCACGCTGCTGGGCCGACACCAGTTCCGCAACCGCGCGCTGTGGCTGTGCCTGGCCGGCGTCCTCGTCGTACAGGTCGCCGTCGTCCAACTGCCCTGGGCGCAGGCGGTCTTCGGGACCGTGCCGCTGACCGCGACCCAATGGGCTCTCTGTCTGGGCACCGCGTCCACCGTCCTCCTCGCCGAACTCGCCGTGCGCACCGCACGGTCGGCGCTGGGCGACAGGTAA
- a CDS encoding LysR family transcriptional regulator: MPCVSLTAAAGALGMTTSAASQQTFLLEQEAGQPLIDRLPRGARPTLAGAALAERGQAIRRELRAAQADLDSFTALDQGTLRLGSFPHGRHRAQLGAVRRG; encoded by the coding sequence ATGCCGTGCGTTTCACTCACCGCTGCGGCGGGAGCCCTCGGCATGACCACCTCCGCCGCCTCCCAGCAGACGTTCCTGCTGGAGCAGGAGGCCGGGCAGCCCTTGATCGATCGGCTGCCGCGTGGTGCCCGCCCCACGCTGGCGGGTGCCGCGCTGGCCGAACGCGGTCAGGCCATCCGCCGGGAACTCCGCGCCGCGCAGGCCGACCTGGACTCCTTCACCGCGCTCGACCAGGGCACCTTGCGGCTCGGCTCCTTCCCCCACGGCCGGCACCGGGCCCAGCTCGGGGCGGTCCGGCGGGGCTGA